The window GCAACACAGCATTAGTTTCACTTCGTGAACTGGATGAAGCACTCAAACTCGAAGCCCATTGATTTACTGAAACGAAATAAAACCAAGCCACCCACCTGTATGATCTACTTCGAAGCGTTTGTCTGTGCCTTGGACAAAAAGTTGAAGTTATGGTGTACAAGACAAGTCTCGAACACCAGACAGTTAAGACGTTTAGGCGAAAGTTCTCACTAGGTTGAGCCGTCAAGTTTTTGCAGGCTTTTTAGTGAATGTCGGAGATGGGTCAGTTGGATTAGCCCGGACCCGTAAAGTTATTGGTACATTTTGGTTATTTTCACCGTAGGGTTTTTTTTTTTTTTTTTTTTTTTTTTGCTATAATGTTAACAAGGAATCGTCCGATACCGTTTGGTCTAATGGCATAAGTCTATCCTATAACAGACTCGTTGTAGCATATTAGTTGTTTATTTGATAAAAAAAAATGTTAGCGAAGAATCGTGTTACATATACAGACATTTTTGCACTCGCATCTAAATTCCTTGTGAGAAGTCTTCCAACCAAGGTTCTAAAAATCAGCCTACATGGCCGATTAGGCGGCGCCTAGGCGCTCGGAGCGACCATGCCGACCCGATTTTGCCCAAATCGTTTACCTTAGGCGGTTGCCTATGAGGGGCTTGGCAGTGCTAGGCGGGGTTGGGCAGTGCTAGGCAGAGCTGGGCGCTAAAAAAATTAAAAACCGACTAGTGTCCTCTTAATTGTATTTATAATACCTATTTTAATTGTATTTATAGAATTATTTGTTATTAAAAAATAAAATAAATACAAAAATACAAATCCGATTAATCCCCGATTAATCTTTTGAGCGCTGTTTTAGAACCTTGCTTCCAAGCATGAACACCAATTAACATAGTTGTTTGTTTTGTAGTACTCATGAGTCATGACAAGATTTAGGATAATAATCGATATAAAGATATAAGCTAAACATCAAGAGCCAGTTGGAGAAGAAGGTGACTTAGTGGAGGAGCCATAAGATTAACTAGGATTACAGTTAGCACTAAGCATAAATGGATGCAGTACTCTCTCACTTCTGTAGTTTTAGCTAGTTAGCTAGCATTGTACAGTTACCTAGAGAATAATATCAAACACCAGATCCTGTTTCTTCGTCTTCTTTCTATTCTCTTCACCATTATTGAAAATGTAGCAACAAGAAACGTAACATAGGGAGTATCAGAGTGTAATCTCAACGTTGTGGCCGAAATAAGCAAAATATGCCTTCGGCCAAAACAAGCATACAGTATCTAATATAGGCTTATGCCCGCAACTGCTAACGCACCCATCATTACAGAGGTCGATCGGGATTGCAGTGTCAATAATAGAATCAGCTTCATTTGTTTAACTAAAATGGCCATGGCACGATACAAAACTAAAGCTGCTGCTCTAATCGGGATTGCGGTGTTGGTTGTTTTTCCGAGCATGGTGTTTGGATCAGGAGTCATATGGGTTGTTGGAGGTGAAGATGCTAAGTGGGAGTCTCCAGGTTTCGATTACCAAGCTTGGTCTGATAGCATGAGCTTCTGGGCGGGAGATGAATTGGGTGAGTACTTGGAGCTTAATATATATCCACGCATTCATGTATTTAAAATGAAATCAAGTCATGAAAGTGATGAAACTGACTTTTCCTTGGTGAATTTCTTGCTTTTAGTTGTAACAATATCACTTGGATCTTCAATGTTGGAATGTTGGTTATATATGTGTTAAAGGCTTTAAGCTTTATCATGATCAAGATATCATGCATATATATATATATATACACATATATATATATATATATATATATATATATATATGCATGGAGTTGCTGGGAAGTTGTAGTCGACTGGGGTGAAACGTAACTTACTAACTTTGTGGGATTTTTTTATTTCCAGTTTTCAAGTACGACCCATCTTCTTACAACGTCGTCGTAGCAGCTTCCCAGGACGATTATGATCGATGCAATTTGGTTCCAAACCTTGGTGTGTATTCGAGTGGCCAAGACGCATTGATCTTGACGAGTCCTGGCAACTACTATTTCATGTGTCAAGGATTATGTGAAAGCGGCATGAAGTTTGTTGCTAGAGCCAAAGAATGAATGAGTGCAGTTTCCTAACTATCTCCATATACAGTGTAGTTTGGACGACATGCCTGATCATTACCCACCAAGAGAGTGTCTCTGAATAATCGCGTTTCGATCATAGTCATTTATACCAGTACTTGTGCTCGTTTTAGTCGTTTCTAATCCGACTTTTACGACGTCAGGTTCTAAGTTACAGGTAGATTATTTTCACAAATATAAACGAGAACATCTGAACACGCATGTATGTAGCTGGATGGAATGTGTCTGTGGTGGGTTTCTCCCCGAGGTTAATATGTGCGCTGGATTTTATAACCATTGTGTTGTTGATTCTATGATTTATATTCCTACTCATTGCTCATTGTTTAGCAGTGTTTTACTTTGGTCATTGGCACAAAAATAGCCCACCTCTGAGGGGTCGACAGAAAGAGCTATTCAGAGAATATATACAAACACCTGTTCTGAATAACAAGACTCCCTATTGTATTCACATATTCATAGATACGGACTAGCTTTCATTAAAAGCAAGATTTCATACACTCCGAAATATCATAAACTTGATCAACGAAGAAATTCAATTTATTGTGACCATGCAAAAGTGACTGTGACCGACTGAGCAAACAATAGACGAAGTAGATGATGTGTTTCACCTCCTCCGCCACCTTCCACCAAAACAATTGCCTCTACGGAAACGGCTTCCTCAATCATGATTGAAACGCCCTCACTTTGTGCATCCTATATGAGTCATATTGCATACTCTATTACATGACAGACCAATATAGTACGCGATATGGCAATTCAATTGATTCTACATGTATTAACAGATTATTGAATTGAAAGCGCAGTTGAGAAAAACGCAGAAAATGAGGAATGTCTACGTCTTGTATTCAATTGATAGATCATGAACAAATCCATTACATCATATTTATAGGGTAGAGATTAGCAACAAATGACCTAAGTACATTTACAAGGTTAACACTACACATCGACCAGCCGTGGCCGCATTCCGCCACGACCACCACACATTTTGGTCGACTAATTATTCGGTTCGACTTTGTTAACCCAAATTCGTACATTATGAAGTTATATGCTCGATTTAGTTCTGAGGTAATTATTCACACAATAAATAAGTGTTTTTCTTGTAGTACAGTACGTGAGATGAGTTTAGAGATTGACAAAAACCTCGGACATATCTACTTCTACTTGGCTGTAGAATTTAATCTCAACGTTATGGCCAAAGTGATATCTAACCTACACAGTTATTATGCCTTCGGCCGAAACAATATATATTTACAACATTGTATCTACATATATGTGCTTCGTGTTAATGAGTTCAATAGAAATGGCCATGGCACGATGCAGTACTGCTGCTCTTTTCGTGATTGTGTTTTCGGCTACTGCTCTTTCAAGCACGGTGTCCGGACAAGTAACAGGCGGAAGGCTTGTCGGAGGTGAGGCTGCTTGGAATTCTCCGGCGTTTGATTACCAAGCTTGGGCTGATGGCATAACTTTCCATATCGGAGATGAATTAAGTGAGTAATCTTCCGCACACAACTTCAATTTGCCTTGTATATGTCACTTCTTTGGATTTTTTCTGTTCTTAGTTTCATTTACGTTCCTTGGTAAAATTTTCTTTTATTGGTCTTCAAATATTCAAGCGAGTTATGTATCTACTAAAAATGGCATGCATATTCAGGGTTTTGGGTGTATACCCTAAAAAATTTTAGGCTGATCG of the Fragaria vesca subsp. vesca linkage group LG6, FraVesHawaii_1.0, whole genome shotgun sequence genome contains:
- the LOC101291745 gene encoding basic blue protein-like, giving the protein MAMARYKTKAAALIGIAVLVVFPSMVFGSGVIWVVGGEDAKWESPGFDYQAWSDSMSFWAGDELVFKYDPSSYNVVVAASQDDYDRCNLVPNLGVYSSGQDALILTSPGNYYFMCQGLCESGMKFVARAKE